Proteins from a single region of Paraflavitalea devenefica:
- a CDS encoding TonB-dependent receptor → MKFFYSLLCVVSCSGALAQTVDSLEVIVVTAQKKEELLQKIPVSVSAITAKKVLDYRLWNTREITAVVPNLYSADPGDNRNVTSIRGITTTSYDPAVATYIDGVNQFGLDTYIAQLSDIERIEVLRGPQGTLYGRNAMGGVINIITKQPGNTINGFAEGNIGNHGQQRYAVGLRAPVVKNKLYIGVAGVYDQRDGFYHNVFNNTDFDRQHSLSGNYYLKYIVNPRWHITFNLKHIANRNNGTFPLVNGVEDAFAKPFELNQNAVTEMIDNTFNTSLSVNHTGHAFNFSSQTSWQSNHRYYTNPIDGDFSPIDGVTIINNYGDDWNKVKVFTQEFKFTSPTTSTSPFKWTAGSYLFVLDNPVKQATHFGEDAELITNSPEKNYSLIGTTTAKGFGLAVYGEAGYAINKQWEVIAGIRYDYERKKQQVLGEYQPDGSPGPIFEYQPDTSAKASFNAFSPKVGLLFHAAANNDLYATYSRGYRAGGLTPLASDPSVPPLYAFKPEYSNNIEVGSKNTFFNNRLRVNVALFYATITDAQVPTLVLPDAITITRNAGKLESKGAEIELAALPVRGLEINYQAGFTNAEYKTLKVSQNGGEADLSGKKQLFTPDMTSMLALQYQFDLLRKPAIQLVARGEWQYLGEQYFDLANNIRQSPYNVLNSRVGIVTKYAELYFWGRNWNDSKYISYAYDFGAVHLGNPKTWGFTLRVKW, encoded by the coding sequence ATGAAATTTTTTTACTCCCTTCTCTGTGTAGTATCCTGTTCAGGCGCCCTGGCGCAAACTGTCGACAGTCTTGAAGTCATTGTGGTAACCGCCCAAAAGAAAGAAGAACTGCTGCAAAAGATACCGGTAAGCGTATCGGCCATCACCGCAAAGAAGGTGCTGGATTACCGTTTGTGGAATACCCGTGAGATCACTGCCGTAGTGCCCAACCTGTATTCAGCCGATCCCGGCGATAACAGGAATGTTACCTCCATCCGTGGTATTACCACCACTTCCTACGATCCGGCGGTGGCTACTTATATAGACGGGGTAAACCAGTTTGGACTGGATACCTACATTGCCCAGCTTTCCGATATTGAACGCATCGAGGTATTGCGTGGCCCGCAAGGCACCCTGTATGGACGCAATGCCATGGGGGGCGTGATCAATATCATAACCAAACAACCCGGCAATACGATCAATGGATTTGCTGAAGGCAATATCGGCAATCACGGCCAGCAGCGTTATGCAGTAGGGCTTCGTGCGCCGGTCGTTAAGAATAAGTTATATATAGGGGTTGCCGGTGTATATGACCAGCGCGATGGCTTTTACCATAATGTTTTTAATAATACAGATTTCGACCGCCAGCATAGCCTCTCCGGCAATTATTACCTCAAGTACATCGTGAATCCCCGCTGGCATATCACTTTCAATCTGAAGCATATTGCCAATCGCAACAATGGCACTTTCCCCCTCGTGAATGGCGTAGAAGATGCATTTGCCAAGCCATTCGAATTAAACCAGAATGCGGTTACGGAGATGATTGATAATACTTTCAATACCTCCTTGTCTGTTAACCATACAGGACATGCCTTTAACTTTAGTTCTCAAACATCCTGGCAGTCCAACCACCGTTATTATACAAATCCTATTGATGGCGACTTTTCACCCATTGATGGTGTGACCATTATCAATAATTATGGTGATGACTGGAATAAAGTAAAGGTGTTTACACAGGAGTTTAAGTTTACTTCTCCCACTACTTCTACATCTCCCTTTAAATGGACGGCCGGCTCTTATTTGTTTGTGCTTGATAACCCGGTGAAACAGGCTACTCATTTTGGAGAGGATGCGGAGTTGATTACCAATTCTCCCGAAAAGAATTATTCACTCATCGGTACTACTACCGCTAAAGGTTTTGGATTAGCGGTGTACGGAGAAGCCGGTTATGCCATCAATAAACAATGGGAAGTAATTGCCGGTATCCGGTACGACTATGAACGCAAGAAGCAACAGGTATTAGGCGAATACCAGCCGGATGGATCACCCGGTCCCATCTTCGAATATCAGCCCGATACTTCCGCCAAAGCCAGCTTCAATGCTTTCTCTCCCAAAGTGGGGTTATTGTTCCATGCTGCTGCCAATAATGACCTGTATGCCACGTATAGCCGTGGTTACCGGGCAGGTGGTTTAACACCACTGGCTTCTGATCCTTCTGTACCACCCTTGTATGCTTTTAAACCGGAATACAGCAATAATATAGAGGTGGGTAGTAAGAATACTTTCTTCAATAACAGGCTGCGGGTGAATGTGGCCTTGTTCTATGCCACCATCACAGATGCACAGGTACCCACACTGGTATTGCCCGATGCGATCACCATTACCCGGAATGCCGGTAAACTGGAAAGCAAAGGAGCGGAGATAGAACTGGCAGCATTACCGGTAAGGGGACTGGAAATCAATTACCAGGCAGGTTTTACCAATGCGGAATATAAAACTCTGAAGGTATCCCAGAATGGGGGAGAGGCCGACCTGTCGGGCAAGAAGCAACTCTTTACCCCTGATATGACTTCCATGCTGGCCCTGCAGTACCAGTTTGACCTGTTGAGAAAGCCTGCGATTCAACTGGTGGCCCGCGGTGAATGGCAGTACCTCGGTGAGCAGTATTTTGACCTGGCCAATAATATCAGGCAATCACCTTATAACGTGCTCAACAGCCGTGTGGGCATTGTTACCAAATATGCAGAGCTGTATTTCTGGGGACGTAACTGGAACGATAGCAAGTATATCAGCTATGCCTATGATTTTGGCGCTGTACACCTGGGCAATCCCAAAACCTGGGGCTTTACACTGCGCGTAAAATGGTAG
- a CDS encoding cytochrome-c peroxidase, whose translation MKKLVVIALMTGLVAGMVSFTGNHPAAVPLTFNDSLRALYARPVDQWPKPLIDAGVQWKELSALPVDSNIVVKLKDPKIQLGKLLFFDPRLSGSNQISCSSCHDPDLAWTDGRTVSLGNNHLQGTRNTSSLLNVAQVKELFWDGRAASLEDQAINPMATMHEMNQEPPTIPSELATIPGYPPLFEKVYGDKRINLDRILEAIAAFERSLASRRSRFDDFVGGKYKQLSDVELQGLHLFRTKARCMNCHNGTYFTDNQFHNIGLTYYGRKYQDLGRYNVTKEAADVGKFRTPSLRDVMRTRPWMHNGLFDNIDGIMNMYSAGMPQPKPKPDQVNDPLFPKTDPLIKKLDLTPEEKKALIAFLEAITEIPYKMDRPQLPN comes from the coding sequence ATGAAAAAATTAGTGGTCATTGCCCTGATGACAGGATTAGTAGCCGGCATGGTATCTTTTACCGGTAATCATCCCGCGGCCGTTCCCCTTACCTTCAACGATAGCCTGCGTGCCTTATATGCACGGCCGGTTGATCAATGGCCCAAGCCGCTCATTGACGCCGGCGTACAATGGAAAGAGTTATCTGCCTTACCGGTGGATTCTAATATCGTAGTTAAGTTAAAAGACCCGAAGATCCAACTGGGAAAGTTATTGTTCTTTGATCCCCGCTTATCGGGCTCCAACCAGATATCCTGCAGCAGTTGTCATGATCCGGACCTTGCCTGGACCGACGGTCGCACGGTATCACTGGGCAATAATCACCTGCAGGGCACCCGCAATACTTCCTCTTTATTGAATGTGGCGCAGGTGAAAGAGCTGTTCTGGGATGGCAGGGCTGCCAGCCTCGAAGACCAGGCCATTAATCCCATGGCCACCATGCATGAAATGAACCAGGAACCGCCTACCATCCCGTCTGAACTGGCCACTATTCCCGGTTATCCGCCTTTGTTTGAAAAAGTGTATGGCGATAAACGCATTAACCTCGACCGCATATTGGAGGCCATTGCTGCCTTTGAAAGATCGCTCGCCAGCCGCAGGAGCCGGTTTGATGATTTTGTAGGCGGTAAGTACAAGCAGCTTTCCGATGTGGAATTACAGGGGCTGCACCTGTTCCGTACCAAGGCAAGGTGTATGAACTGTCACAACGGGACGTATTTTACCGACAACCAATTCCATAATATCGGTCTTACCTATTATGGCCGTAAATACCAGGACCTGGGACGCTATAATGTTACCAAAGAAGCCGCCGATGTGGGGAAATTCCGCACACCCTCCCTGCGGGATGTAATGCGCACGCGGCCCTGGATGCACAATGGCCTCTTTGATAATATAGATGGCATTATGAATATGTACAGTGCGGGCATGCCACAACCCAAGCCTAAACCCGACCAGGTGAATGATCCGCTGTTCCCGAAAACAGATCCCCTGATCAAAAAACTGGACCTGACGCCGGAAGAGAAAAAGGCCCTTATTGCCTTCCTGGAGGCTATCACAGAGATCCCTTATAAGATGGACAGGCCGCAACTGCCCAACTGA
- a CDS encoding DUF6850 family outer membrane beta-barrel protein encodes MREYSMLRNVMIITGLFFYTGILHAQDTSYNFLTERFGQQYDFYSKEVISQPLLQLHQYARVEGGYRYTSGDYRLSQDAPKQQDIFFYTEGTKRINKFLVSGSFSYQHTNQDSVGYTLRYGLHDAAPYYFYAAAKGNWEIGEYRLQGIISHPLLDDKLTVGAGGTYHAGNAWRSNDPRPDYFFYDVQAQATIHYCLLPRHTIGVAGGIARKNTDSEIDFRNDNYEQSLLYEQFQTYMQYGYGFAQLISGSRYVRSKGSGWDIQGIYDGQFNRLHVTAKGGYASRSSVFSRRGERTSLAFKYGEFYEDIINAAILGEYSQGNNSWTTGIYYLYHTGQDMHTILNGNNYMYTFDRLSIEPLYTRRRDGKVRYELGVQGTVSNLFQADGSASQKINYQYADADLSGAYYHYLPAADTYWKAFLKVGARLPLSPELTTSSQQTTFAKGVIYPDYYYYSASSVTATAAWQYNFPVKKTNTFLKLSGQYQQASIKQDHDYPAIAKPGNNRWYIQTSIGISL; translated from the coding sequence ATGAGGGAATACAGCATGCTAAGAAATGTAATGATCATAACAGGCTTGTTTTTTTATACGGGTATCCTGCACGCGCAGGATACCTCGTATAATTTCCTGACAGAACGTTTTGGACAGCAATATGACTTCTATTCAAAGGAAGTTATCAGCCAGCCCTTATTGCAACTGCATCAATATGCCCGGGTAGAAGGCGGCTATCGCTATACTTCCGGCGATTACAGACTAAGCCAGGATGCACCCAAACAACAGGATATATTTTTTTATACGGAAGGGACCAAACGGATCAATAAGTTCCTGGTAAGCGGTTCTTTTTCCTATCAACATACCAATCAGGATAGTGTAGGGTATACCCTGCGCTATGGGCTGCATGATGCGGCGCCTTATTACTTTTATGCTGCCGCTAAAGGAAACTGGGAGATAGGGGAGTACCGTTTGCAGGGCATCATCAGTCACCCCTTACTGGATGATAAATTAACTGTTGGCGCCGGAGGTACTTACCATGCAGGCAATGCCTGGAGAAGCAATGATCCCCGCCCTGATTATTTCTTCTACGATGTGCAGGCACAGGCTACTATTCATTATTGTTTGCTGCCCCGGCATACTATTGGGGTGGCTGGAGGTATTGCCCGTAAAAATACCGATTCAGAAATTGATTTCAGGAATGATAATTACGAGCAAAGCCTGTTGTATGAGCAATTTCAGACCTATATGCAATATGGGTATGGCTTTGCGCAACTCATCAGCGGTAGCCGGTATGTTCGCAGTAAAGGCTCCGGGTGGGACATACAAGGTATCTATGATGGACAATTTAACCGGTTGCATGTTACTGCTAAAGGCGGTTACGCCTCCCGCTCATCTGTTTTCTCCAGAAGAGGTGAGCGTACTTCCCTGGCATTTAAGTATGGTGAGTTTTACGAAGATATTATCAATGCAGCTATATTGGGAGAATATAGTCAGGGCAATAATTCCTGGACTACCGGTATCTATTACCTCTACCATACCGGCCAGGATATGCATACCATCCTGAATGGTAATAACTACATGTATACATTCGACAGGTTGAGCATAGAACCCCTGTATACCCGCAGGCGTGATGGTAAAGTGCGATACGAACTGGGTGTGCAGGGAACTGTCAGTAACCTGTTTCAGGCTGATGGTTCTGCCAGTCAGAAGATCAACTACCAGTATGCCGATGCGGATCTATCAGGCGCTTATTATCATTACCTGCCTGCTGCGGATACATACTGGAAAGCATTTCTTAAAGTGGGCGCCCGGTTGCCACTGTCGCCGGAATTGACCACTTCTTCCCAGCAAACGACTTTTGCAAAAGGGGTAATCTACCCTGATTATTATTACTACAGCGCCTCATCGGTAACAGCCACCGCGGCATGGCAATACAATTTCCCGGTAAAGAAAACGAATACCTTCTTAAAGCTCAGTGGCCAATACCAGCAGGCTTCCATCAAACAGGATCATGATTATCCGGCTATTGCCAAACCCGGCAATAACAGGTGGTACATTCAAACCAGTATCGGTATATCTTTGTAA
- a CDS encoding DUF4876 domain-containing protein, whose translation MKKVSGIIVLLSILAIVSCKKNDGPSVQPINIIVKAIYDTTSGNYSFPLNGITIKIKNQLNSSELTQSSDNNGLAIFNSVSAGVYNIEATISIQKAQYETITGLPLDRDSVVFNASLSNIMLNNSTNNTLELKLQFGKIGDWVIKQVYYAGSHTTNGAVYRDQFIEVYNNSNTVLYADSLYIGEVMGNNTANPNYATGYFINDGPFKGQYDWSKSIGMPANSNAVESYVYAKSLYRVPGNGTTYPIQPGQSFVMAQTALNHKAPYTSSTGTTISIKDPTLTVDLSGAEFEVYVGNVISNPLNSDIDNPNVPNLVPLTIFGRDWLLDNPGRDAFVIFKTAADIPADWKKYPNPTVTAIDANTDFHYQIPNTLIIDAMEVQHATPSSRVAKRLVGTLDAGAYNVPAGQYSSQSAIRKTAKTVSGRKILMDTNNSTNDFDYFEKANPKGFK comes from the coding sequence ATGAAAAAGGTTTCTGGTATTATAGTCTTATTAAGTATACTGGCAATCGTCAGTTGTAAAAAAAACGATGGCCCTTCTGTACAGCCTATCAATATCATTGTTAAAGCAATATATGATACGACCAGCGGCAATTATAGTTTCCCGCTGAATGGCATTACCATAAAGATCAAAAATCAGTTGAATAGTTCAGAGCTTACGCAAAGTTCCGATAATAATGGCCTGGCTATTTTTAACAGTGTAAGTGCCGGTGTGTATAATATTGAAGCCACCATTTCGATTCAAAAAGCGCAGTATGAAACCATTACCGGTCTTCCTTTGGACAGGGACAGTGTGGTGTTCAATGCCTCCCTTAGCAATATCATGTTGAATAACAGTACCAACAATACACTGGAACTTAAATTGCAATTTGGTAAGATTGGTGACTGGGTAATCAAACAGGTTTACTATGCAGGTAGCCATACTACCAATGGTGCGGTGTACCGTGATCAGTTCATTGAAGTATACAATAACTCCAATACGGTTTTATATGCAGACAGCTTATACATTGGAGAGGTAATGGGTAATAACACTGCTAATCCTAATTATGCTACCGGGTATTTTATCAATGATGGACCATTCAAAGGACAATATGACTGGAGTAAATCTATTGGTATGCCTGCCAATAGCAACGCAGTAGAGAGTTATGTATATGCCAAATCGCTATACCGTGTGCCCGGCAATGGAACTACCTATCCCATCCAACCGGGGCAAAGCTTTGTTATGGCACAAACAGCGCTCAATCACAAAGCCCCTTATACCAGCAGCACCGGTACTACGATCAGTATCAAAGATCCAACACTTACTGTTGATCTGAGCGGGGCAGAGTTTGAAGTATACGTAGGGAACGTAATTTCTAACCCACTCAATTCTGATATTGATAATCCCAATGTGCCTAACCTGGTGCCCCTCACCATTTTTGGAAGAGACTGGTTATTGGACAATCCCGGCCGGGATGCTTTTGTCATCTTTAAAACTGCCGCTGATATTCCTGCTGACTGGAAAAAATATCCCAATCCCACGGTGACAGCTATTGATGCGAATACAGATTTCCATTATCAGATACCCAACACCCTGATCATTGACGCCATGGAAGTGCAACATGCCACTCCATCCAGCCGGGTAGCTAAAAGGCTGGTAGGTACACTGGATGCAGGTGCTTATAATGTGCCGGCCGGACAGTATTCTTCACAATCAGCTATCCGTAAAACGGCCAAAACAGTGAGTGGAAGAAAGATCCTGATGGATACCAATAACTCTACCAATGATTTTGATTATTTCGAAAAGGCCAATCCAAAAGGGTTTAAGTAA
- a CDS encoding TonB-dependent receptor yields the protein MSPSLPKPLLVLLALYMHVHLHAQPGKEFRGKITDEAGAPLSLATIKVQTQDIIYYAGKDGSFTITLPAGATELTLVITHIGKETITRTFTGEALLQLQVMRMQSLSLKLPEVEVNGVRRKTSASNSSIVFDREAIEQTQALSVANVLNYLPGQTILKPGITVQSTSVLTLRTAVPLNSEQALNQAFGIAIMVDGNTLSNDANMQAMNPGRLGFFSGAQIEHPQHTSFIRDRAYRNGTLYSNYTGDAANNGLDLRQIPAENIESIEVISGVASARYGDYTNGVLNVERQAGLTPLRVSMRTNEGTQNIGINKGFSISPSLGVINISLDYLNSNDDPRNKIKAFQRVGGSILWTYQQQKAVRFRNTVSLDFNTTLDRTKRDPDDGREFISKFSNRTIRLSNRSEWVIKKPWLYNVSLQGSYSYGRQESYDQQYVNSNAVIGISNALETGINEGYYAPGYYLSTQQIIGEPVTAGARIEAHSIFKGNKIDYQLTVGANYSYSANKGPGVIVDPSRPAPDDGDKSDRPRPFDKVPAQSNAGVYIVNNFTTRLLGRVFNTDAGIRGDIQNRHFTLSPRINSNWKLSKNITWNVAYGIATKAPALSQISPGNVYVDIPLVNAYNGYAAESVYLVHTQVIQPNNPNLRPYRSYTFETGFNVDLKPVKLSLFYYNRVSNNGFATTSQILPVTVPNYTVTARPGQKPLYEPNGTYKIYHLTYNKISNDNYSRSNGLELMMSTSKIRALQTSFSASTSFNHSYFLNGASAVHFGSTGQSTVDTNKVSWYGVFKDQANKATTIKSTIVTTTHIPALRMAIMLSGELFWMNRLEYLYSDIYPVGYLNREGRYFPLTVEQAMSAEYAHLLKKPQSESVVYTPSMVYSNVSMRVSKEIGNLLRFSFNAYNVFNIRPEHTNSSGIQYYNGQPSFGAELIFTIK from the coding sequence ATGAGCCCATCCCTGCCCAAACCATTACTGGTATTACTTGCTTTGTATATGCATGTGCACTTGCATGCACAACCTGGAAAGGAATTCAGGGGAAAGATAACAGACGAGGCAGGCGCCCCGCTTTCACTGGCTACTATCAAAGTACAAACGCAGGATATTATTTATTATGCCGGCAAAGACGGCTCCTTTACCATTACCCTTCCTGCCGGTGCTACCGAGCTGACCCTTGTTATTACCCATATAGGCAAAGAGACCATTACCCGCACCTTTACCGGAGAAGCCTTACTACAGTTGCAGGTCATGCGGATGCAATCCCTGAGTCTCAAGCTGCCGGAAGTAGAAGTCAATGGGGTACGCCGTAAAACCAGCGCCTCCAATTCCTCCATCGTATTTGACCGGGAAGCCATCGAACAAACCCAGGCGCTTAGTGTGGCGAATGTATTGAATTACCTGCCCGGGCAAACGATCCTTAAGCCCGGCATTACCGTACAAAGCACATCCGTACTCACTCTGCGTACTGCTGTGCCCCTGAACAGCGAACAGGCGCTTAACCAGGCTTTTGGTATTGCTATTATGGTGGATGGCAATACGCTTTCCAATGATGCCAATATGCAGGCCATGAATCCGGGCAGGCTGGGCTTTTTCTCCGGCGCTCAGATAGAGCATCCGCAACACACCAGCTTTATCCGGGACAGGGCTTACCGAAATGGCACGTTGTACAGTAACTATACAGGCGATGCAGCCAATAATGGTCTTGACCTGCGCCAGATACCGGCGGAAAATATAGAAAGCATAGAAGTGATCTCCGGGGTAGCTTCTGCACGTTATGGTGATTATACGAATGGCGTTTTAAATGTGGAGCGGCAGGCTGGTTTAACCCCTTTGCGGGTGAGCATGCGTACCAATGAGGGCACACAAAATATTGGTATCAATAAAGGTTTCAGCATCAGCCCGTCTTTGGGTGTTATTAATATTAGCCTGGATTACCTCAATAGTAATGATGATCCCCGTAATAAGATCAAGGCATTCCAACGTGTTGGTGGTAGTATACTATGGACCTATCAGCAACAAAAAGCGGTGCGCTTCAGGAACACGGTAAGCCTTGATTTCAATACCACCCTGGACAGAACGAAACGTGATCCTGATGATGGGCGGGAGTTTATTTCCAAATTCAGTAACCGTACTATTCGCCTCAGCAACCGCAGTGAATGGGTAATAAAGAAGCCCTGGTTGTACAACGTGTCGCTTCAGGGTAGCTATAGCTATGGCCGGCAGGAATCGTATGATCAGCAATATGTGAACAGCAATGCAGTGATTGGTATATCCAATGCATTGGAAACCGGTATTAATGAAGGATACTATGCTCCGGGTTATTACCTTTCCACACAGCAGATCATTGGGGAACCTGTTACTGCCGGCGCCCGGATAGAAGCCCACAGTATATTCAAAGGCAACAAAATAGATTATCAGTTAACTGTCGGCGCCAACTATAGTTACAGTGCCAATAAAGGACCTGGCGTAATTGTAGACCCTTCCCGTCCGGCGCCTGATGATGGGGATAAAAGTGATCGTCCACGTCCCTTCGACAAAGTACCGGCGCAAAGTAATGCAGGCGTTTACATAGTGAATAATTTCACTACCAGGTTGCTGGGTCGTGTATTTAATACCGATGCTGGTATCAGGGGAGATATTCAAAACAGGCATTTCACCTTATCGCCACGCATTAACAGCAACTGGAAATTATCAAAGAACATTACCTGGAACGTTGCGTATGGAATAGCTACCAAAGCACCCGCCTTATCACAGATCAGTCCGGGTAATGTATATGTGGATATCCCGCTTGTGAATGCTTACAATGGCTACGCGGCAGAAAGTGTATACCTGGTACATACACAAGTAATACAGCCCAACAATCCCAATCTCCGCCCATACCGGAGTTATACCTTCGAAACCGGATTTAATGTAGATCTCAAACCTGTAAAGCTGTCCCTGTTTTATTATAACCGGGTAAGTAATAATGGATTTGCTACCACATCACAAATATTGCCGGTTACTGTACCCAATTACACAGTAACAGCAAGGCCTGGTCAAAAGCCTTTGTATGAGCCCAATGGCACTTATAAGATCTACCACCTTACCTATAATAAGATCAGCAACGACAATTATAGCCGCAGCAACGGATTGGAACTTATGATGAGCACCAGCAAGATCAGGGCATTGCAAACATCTTTCAGTGCCAGTACCTCATTCAATCATAGTTACTTTTTGAATGGGGCATCGGCAGTGCATTTTGGCTCAACCGGACAAAGCACTGTTGATACCAATAAAGTTTCCTGGTATGGTGTATTTAAGGACCAGGCCAACAAAGCTACTACCATTAAGTCTACCATTGTTACCACCACACATATACCAGCCTTACGGATGGCTATTATGCTTTCCGGTGAGTTATTCTGGATGAACCGTTTGGAATACCTGTATTCAGATATTTATCCGGTAGGATACCTGAACCGGGAAGGCCGGTATTTTCCACTTACTGTTGAGCAGGCCATGTCGGCTGAGTATGCTCATCTGCTCAAAAAGCCACAGTCGGAAAGTGTTGTATATACTCCTTCTATGGTGTATTCCAATGTGAGTATGCGGGTGAGTAAGGAGATCGGTAATCTGTTACGGTTCTCATTCAATGCCTACAACGTATTCAATATCCGGCCTGAGCATACCAACTCTTCCGGGATCCAGTATTACAATGGGCAGCCTTCTTTTGGTGCAGAATTAATTTTTACTATCAAATAA